The Lysinibacter cavernae genome has a window encoding:
- a CDS encoding protoporphyrinogen/coproporphyrinogen oxidase has product MTLSIEDVLPLVLPENSPITVVIGGGIGGLTAALHCARNGHRVTLLEKNEAVGGIVSRHTLAGVNLDGGAESFSKRSPRVPEFLETLGLGQHIVTPSTAGTWLFSADASGKTHTAPLPRTGLLGIPGSPLARDVRRVIGLPGAIRAASDRWRKPDASFEATTLGQLVRARLGPATLDRLVRPVVGGVYAADPDTLAVDAISPSLRAKLLSTGSLTKAVKQLSAQAEPGSAVRGVEGGNYEIVLAIVAELEALGATITTGEPVTRLRRRDHGWTVDDTLQADNVILACEPVAAASLLAGVNRELVPFTAQPNATRIDTIVVKEAKLNGAPRGTGMLLGQTHGLVTAQALTHQSVKWPWLAKRLERNIHVIRLTYREEASSLTNGVLVRSTDATESLRNASILLGVSLTEKKLLDNDSVTWTQWPVTPASVRSIVAKLPNYPGLGITGSWVTGTGLASVIPGSLDEAERIVQATRPH; this is encoded by the coding sequence TTGACCCTATCCATTGAGGACGTTTTACCACTCGTGTTGCCCGAGAACTCCCCCATAACTGTTGTCATCGGTGGCGGAATTGGCGGCCTCACCGCCGCCCTTCACTGCGCCCGCAACGGCCACAGGGTAACCCTGCTCGAGAAAAACGAAGCCGTAGGCGGCATCGTTTCACGGCACACGCTCGCCGGAGTTAACCTCGACGGTGGTGCCGAAAGCTTTTCAAAGCGAAGCCCCCGCGTTCCCGAGTTCCTCGAAACGCTTGGACTCGGCCAACACATCGTCACGCCGAGCACAGCCGGCACGTGGCTGTTTAGCGCCGACGCCTCTGGCAAAACACATACTGCTCCGCTTCCGCGCACTGGCCTGCTTGGCATCCCTGGCTCACCGCTTGCCCGCGACGTTCGACGCGTCATCGGCCTCCCAGGTGCCATCCGAGCCGCAAGTGACCGATGGAGAAAACCGGATGCATCGTTCGAGGCAACCACGCTCGGCCAGCTCGTGCGCGCCAGACTCGGTCCAGCCACACTCGACCGACTGGTGCGTCCCGTCGTTGGCGGGGTCTATGCGGCCGACCCAGACACACTGGCCGTTGACGCCATTTCACCAAGCCTGCGGGCGAAGCTGCTCTCAACGGGGTCGCTCACCAAGGCGGTCAAGCAGCTGTCGGCCCAGGCCGAACCAGGATCCGCTGTTCGTGGCGTAGAGGGCGGCAACTACGAGATCGTGCTCGCCATTGTTGCCGAGCTCGAAGCACTCGGGGCCACCATCACAACTGGCGAACCTGTCACCCGGCTGCGCCGGCGAGACCACGGCTGGACGGTTGACGACACCCTGCAGGCTGACAACGTCATCCTCGCCTGCGAGCCCGTTGCGGCGGCGAGCCTCCTTGCCGGAGTGAATCGCGAACTCGTGCCCTTTACCGCGCAACCGAATGCCACACGCATCGACACCATCGTCGTAAAAGAGGCGAAGCTCAACGGGGCACCACGAGGCACCGGCATGCTGCTCGGCCAGACACACGGCCTCGTGACCGCACAGGCCCTCACCCACCAATCGGTGAAATGGCCGTGGCTAGCCAAACGACTCGAACGCAATATTCATGTGATTCGGTTGACCTACAGGGAGGAAGCTTCAAGCCTCACCAACGGCGTGCTCGTCCGGTCGACGGATGCCACGGAGTCGCTACGGAACGCCAGCATCCTTCTTGGCGTCTCGCTCACCGAAAAAAAGCTACTTGACAACGATTCGGTGACCTGGACGCAGTGGCCGGTCACACCGGCATCTGTGCGCAGCATCGTTGCGAAGCTGCCAAATTATCCGGGGCTCGGTATCACCGGCTCGTGGGTCACTGGAACGGGACTCGCCTCGGTCATCCCCGGATCACTCGACGAGGCTGAGCGCATTGTGCAGGCTACCCGGCCTCATTAG
- a CDS encoding ferrochelatase, protein MSVNNYDAILLSSFGGPEGQEDVIPFLKNVTRGRGIPEERLEEVAHHYRHYGGVSPINEQNRQLKAALEAELERRAIDLPVYWGNRNWDPYFNDAVREAHANGDNRLLGLVTSAYTSYSGADQYREDFERCLAETDLANVVSIDRVREFFDHPGFITPLVEGVRDGVAELTAAGAQNIRLVFVTHSIPNTAADASGPAFGPGGAYVAQHNAAAQLITEQAAPDLPWDLVYQSRSGDPRTPWLEPDINDAIDELNAADANAQTDAIVIVPFGFVSDHMEVVWDLDNEALESAERNGLKAVRVPTPGIHPAFVTGLIDLVMERVNETPDSERPALSPLGPWPDHARVGAGAIADATPVSTTA, encoded by the coding sequence GTGAGCGTAAACAACTACGACGCAATCCTGCTCTCGAGTTTTGGCGGCCCGGAAGGCCAAGAAGACGTCATTCCGTTCCTCAAGAACGTCACGCGCGGCCGAGGCATCCCCGAGGAACGCCTCGAAGAAGTTGCACACCACTACCGGCACTACGGAGGGGTAAGCCCCATCAACGAGCAGAACCGCCAGCTCAAAGCCGCGCTCGAGGCTGAGCTTGAGCGCCGTGCGATCGATCTGCCCGTCTACTGGGGAAACCGCAACTGGGACCCCTACTTCAACGACGCCGTGCGTGAGGCGCACGCCAACGGCGATAACCGTCTCCTTGGGCTCGTCACAAGCGCCTACACCTCGTACTCAGGCGCGGACCAGTACCGCGAAGACTTCGAGCGCTGCCTCGCCGAAACCGACCTTGCCAACGTCGTCTCTATTGACCGCGTCCGAGAGTTCTTCGACCACCCAGGCTTTATCACGCCACTCGTTGAGGGCGTGCGCGACGGCGTTGCGGAGCTCACAGCGGCGGGCGCACAGAACATTCGCCTTGTGTTTGTTACACACTCAATCCCCAACACTGCAGCGGACGCCTCCGGACCCGCGTTTGGACCGGGCGGGGCATACGTTGCCCAGCACAACGCCGCAGCACAACTCATCACCGAGCAGGCCGCGCCTGACCTTCCGTGGGACCTCGTGTACCAGTCGCGCAGCGGTGACCCACGAACGCCCTGGCTTGAACCCGATATCAACGACGCCATCGATGAGCTTAACGCGGCCGATGCAAATGCACAGACCGACGCGATCGTCATCGTGCCGTTTGGATTTGTGAGCGATCACATGGAGGTTGTCTGGGACCTTGATAACGAGGCCCTCGAATCGGCCGAGCGTAACGGGCTGAAAGCCGTGCGCGTGCCAACGCCAGGTATCCACCCCGCCTTCGTCACGGGACTCATCGACCTCGTCATGGAGCGAGTCAACGAGACGCCTGATTCGGAGCGGCCAGCCCTGTCTCCGCTCGGACCGTGGCCAGATCACGCCCGCGTTGGTGCAGGCGCAATAGCCGACGCAACGCCTGTCAGCACCACCGCCTAG
- a CDS encoding glutamyl-tRNA reductase, giving the protein MLLCLSASHKNADFAMLEVLSGRVGNLSRRVVDEMSFIGGIVTVATCNRVEVYVDIEEPVTAVEAVAVEGLVACIAEETALSSEDVHDAFVSYMNMDVAEHLFRVSSGLESLAVGEDEIAGQVRRSLETARAEGTTSADLERLFQRASQTSRGIKNVAGVGEAQRSLARLSLDLVESRVVDWRAVRVLLIGTGAYARVTLAALREKQVDEISVYSVTGRAHEFAQKRGLNPVSHTGYAEAVATADLIICCTTGTGYVLDAAAIARGRAALEPGPGALAPMPSECPVSHSDPALTKPALVAVSRASTARTAQVVVDLGLPRNVDPDVTQQPGVELLDLETIRLHAPITALQASEKAEELVGRAVRKFSKVSEEQNVAPAMVALREYFLDRAEDEIDRVRLRGEHTGPTEAALRHLVSVLLHEPMVRARELARQGEGQRYADGMNALFGIVVAESAPAERDAPAAAAPDAAANEAG; this is encoded by the coding sequence GTGCTGTTGTGCCTATCTGCAAGTCACAAGAATGCCGACTTTGCCATGCTTGAGGTTCTCTCGGGCCGGGTCGGCAATTTGTCACGTCGTGTTGTTGACGAAATGTCCTTTATCGGCGGCATCGTCACGGTTGCCACGTGCAACAGGGTCGAGGTGTACGTCGACATCGAAGAGCCAGTGACCGCCGTCGAGGCCGTTGCGGTTGAGGGTCTCGTTGCGTGCATTGCCGAGGAGACCGCACTCAGCTCTGAAGACGTTCACGATGCCTTTGTTTCGTATATGAACATGGATGTCGCCGAGCACCTGTTCCGCGTTTCGAGCGGGCTCGAATCACTTGCCGTTGGCGAAGACGAGATTGCAGGCCAGGTGCGGCGATCGCTTGAGACCGCGCGCGCTGAGGGAACAACGAGCGCTGATCTTGAGCGCCTGTTTCAGCGGGCCTCACAGACATCGCGCGGAATTAAGAACGTTGCCGGCGTTGGCGAAGCCCAGCGCTCGCTCGCGCGGCTCTCGCTTGACCTCGTTGAAAGCCGGGTTGTTGATTGGCGTGCAGTTCGCGTGCTGCTTATTGGTACCGGTGCGTACGCAAGGGTCACCCTTGCTGCGCTTCGCGAGAAGCAGGTTGACGAAATCTCGGTCTACTCGGTCACCGGACGGGCTCACGAATTTGCCCAGAAACGCGGGCTAAACCCCGTTTCTCATACTGGTTACGCAGAGGCCGTTGCCACTGCCGACCTCATCATCTGTTGCACAACTGGAACGGGCTACGTGCTTGATGCTGCGGCAATTGCCAGGGGTCGCGCTGCCCTTGAGCCTGGTCCTGGAGCGCTCGCTCCGATGCCATCCGAGTGCCCGGTCTCACACAGTGATCCCGCGTTGACCAAACCAGCGCTTGTGGCGGTCAGCAGGGCAAGCACCGCTCGTACTGCCCAGGTTGTTGTTGACCTTGGCCTTCCCCGTAACGTTGATCCTGACGTCACCCAGCAGCCCGGCGTTGAGCTGCTTGACCTCGAAACGATCAGGCTGCACGCACCCATTACTGCCCTGCAAGCTTCAGAGAAAGCCGAAGAGCTTGTTGGTCGTGCCGTACGCAAATTCTCAAAGGTCAGTGAAGAGCAGAACGTCGCCCCTGCCATGGTTGCCCTTCGCGAGTACTTCCTTGACCGCGCCGAAGACGAAATCGATCGTGTTCGTCTCCGCGGCGAGCACACCGGCCCAACCGAGGCGGCGCTTCGTCATCTGGTGAGTGTCCTGCTGCACGAGCCGATGGTGCGGGCTCGTGAACTCGCGAGGCAGGGTGAAGGTCAGCGATACGCCGACGGCATGAACGCGCTATTTGGCATCGTTGTCGCCGAGTCTGCACCTGCTGAACGTGATGCCCCCGCAGCTGCCGCTCCTGACGCAGCAGCTAATGAGGCCGGGTAG
- the hemE gene encoding uroporphyrinogen decarboxylase, which produces MSSDARTVLSQSHPLVAGVTADSALVRAYQGVRHSTTPVWFMRQAGRSLPEYRDLRVGVRMLDACLDPELSSEITLQPVRRHGVDAGIFFSDIVVPLKLAGVAVEIVAGKGPVFANPVRTLADVEALPDLDPAALAPVREGVALTVAQLGTTPLIGFAGAPFTLAAYLVEGGPSKDHIRARTLMRSDPATWSALMDWTARITGQFLSAQIEAGASAAQLFDSWAGSLSRAQYRASVAPASAQALNSVRNTTYQVGDETRTVPLIHFGLVSTQLLPDFRTLGTGERMVDAVGVDYRTPLDEAATLLGSDVTLQGNIDPALLTAPWERLAEEAHTVLALGRSARSHVANLGHGVPPETDPTVLTKLVELIHSIDVRELPSTGTQA; this is translated from the coding sequence ATGTCTTCTGACGCGCGAACGGTCCTCAGCCAGTCCCATCCCCTCGTTGCTGGAGTCACGGCCGATTCGGCCCTGGTCCGCGCCTACCAGGGGGTTCGTCACAGCACGACTCCCGTGTGGTTCATGCGGCAAGCAGGCCGTTCGCTCCCTGAATACCGCGATCTGCGGGTTGGCGTTCGCATGCTTGACGCGTGCCTTGACCCTGAGCTCAGCAGTGAAATCACGCTCCAACCGGTTCGACGCCACGGCGTCGATGCCGGTATTTTTTTTAGCGACATTGTTGTTCCGCTCAAGCTGGCCGGAGTAGCGGTTGAGATCGTCGCTGGCAAGGGACCGGTCTTCGCAAATCCGGTCCGCACGCTTGCGGATGTCGAAGCGCTTCCCGACCTCGACCCCGCGGCCCTCGCGCCCGTTCGGGAGGGTGTCGCGCTCACGGTTGCCCAGCTGGGAACAACTCCGCTCATCGGATTTGCCGGCGCACCGTTCACCCTCGCGGCCTACCTTGTTGAAGGCGGGCCATCCAAAGACCACATCCGCGCCAGGACTCTCATGCGCTCAGACCCCGCAACCTGGTCCGCGCTCATGGACTGGACCGCTCGCATTACCGGCCAGTTCTTGTCTGCTCAGATTGAGGCAGGCGCGAGTGCCGCGCAGCTCTTCGATTCATGGGCCGGCTCGCTGTCGCGGGCTCAGTATCGCGCATCAGTTGCGCCCGCCTCGGCGCAGGCCCTCAACTCAGTGCGCAACACGACTTACCAGGTTGGCGACGAGACGCGAACTGTGCCGCTCATCCACTTTGGCCTTGTCAGCACGCAGCTTCTGCCCGACTTCCGCACACTTGGCACCGGCGAGCGCATGGTGGATGCCGTCGGCGTCGACTACCGAACCCCGCTCGACGAGGCGGCCACCCTGCTCGGATCAGACGTCACGCTACAGGGCAACATCGACCCCGCGCTACTCACCGCTCCGTGGGAGCGTCTCGCAGAAGAAGCGCACACCGTGTTGGCCCTCGGACGCAGCGCCAGAAGCCACGTCGCAAACCTCGGCCACGGCGTTCCGCCAGAGACCGACCCAACCGTTCTGACCAAACTGGTTGAGCTCATCCACTCGATTGATGTTCGCGAGCTCCCAAGCACGGGCACCCAAGCGTAA
- a CDS encoding FAD-dependent oxidoreductase, whose protein sequence is MSISTHPRNDGSHVVIVGGGIAGLTAALTCAKQGHRVTLLEASDSLGGLVARHTLGGHVLDAGAESFAVRGGRVAPFLEELGIADRVVAPNSAGAWLFRADASGRTHAAPLPKTGMLGIPAHPLARDVRRIVGLPSALWAATDRWRKADASLGTLSLGQVVQKRLGRRVLERLVTPVVGGVYSADPHTLPLETVAKGLREQLSETGSLTRAVSALTAGSTPGSAVRGVAGGNLVIVDALAKALAAFGAAVELRTGHPVSHIQQTTDGWMIDGTVAADAVLLTCPVDAAAHILGSLDDRFVPDRKEPTATRIDTILVDQPGLDSAPRGTGMLIGNTNGTVKAKALTHVSAKWAWVREGLPPGQHVIRLSYRADAATAANGVIERNPNIGPTLRDASLLLGVQLSPATLIDSDTVTWVQRQATPASVHNLHTALASYPTLGVAGSWVSGTGLASAIPGAIDTAERLCNSLPPKGTVPS, encoded by the coding sequence GTGAGTATCAGCACGCATCCGCGCAACGATGGTTCACACGTTGTTATTGTTGGCGGCGGCATTGCTGGGCTCACAGCCGCGCTCACCTGTGCGAAGCAGGGCCACCGAGTGACCCTGCTCGAAGCATCGGATTCGCTTGGCGGGCTTGTCGCACGCCACACCCTCGGCGGGCACGTGCTCGATGCAGGGGCCGAAAGTTTTGCGGTGCGCGGAGGGCGCGTTGCACCGTTCCTCGAAGAACTGGGCATCGCCGATCGCGTCGTCGCCCCAAACAGCGCCGGTGCGTGGCTGTTCAGAGCGGATGCAAGCGGGCGAACTCATGCTGCCCCGCTTCCAAAGACGGGGATGCTTGGCATTCCGGCACACCCGCTCGCCCGCGACGTCCGACGCATCGTTGGACTGCCATCCGCGCTGTGGGCAGCTACCGATCGCTGGCGGAAGGCAGACGCTTCGCTCGGAACGCTCAGCCTCGGTCAGGTCGTGCAGAAACGCCTCGGGCGACGGGTCCTCGAACGGTTGGTCACCCCGGTCGTCGGCGGAGTGTACTCGGCGGACCCACATACGCTCCCCCTCGAAACGGTTGCCAAGGGGCTCCGGGAACAACTCAGTGAAACCGGTTCGCTCACGCGGGCGGTGAGCGCGCTCACGGCAGGTTCGACTCCTGGGTCAGCGGTTCGAGGCGTTGCAGGAGGCAACCTGGTCATCGTTGACGCCCTCGCCAAGGCGCTCGCAGCATTTGGGGCCGCCGTTGAGCTTCGCACTGGGCACCCCGTCTCGCACATCCAACAGACTACCGACGGTTGGATGATCGACGGCACCGTCGCCGCAGACGCCGTCTTACTCACCTGCCCGGTCGATGCAGCAGCACACATTCTTGGTTCTCTTGATGACCGCTTCGTGCCAGACCGAAAAGAGCCAACGGCGACCAGAATCGACACCATCCTTGTGGATCAGCCGGGCCTCGACAGCGCCCCTCGTGGAACCGGCATGCTGATTGGCAATACCAACGGCACCGTCAAGGCGAAGGCGCTCACACACGTCTCGGCCAAATGGGCTTGGGTCCGCGAAGGCCTTCCACCCGGCCAGCACGTCATCCGGCTTTCCTACCGCGCGGATGCCGCAACCGCAGCCAACGGGGTTATCGAACGCAACCCCAATATCGGGCCGACGCTCCGTGACGCAAGCCTGCTGCTTGGCGTGCAGCTCTCCCCCGCAACACTTATCGACAGCGACACCGTTACCTGGGTCCAGCGCCAGGCGACCCCAGCATCCGTTCACAACCTCCACACGGCCCTTGCCTCGTACCCAACACTCGGTGTTGCAGGCTCATGGGTCTCAGGAACCGGCCTCGCCTCGGCCATCCCAGGGGCAATTGACACCGCAGAGCGCCTCTGCAACTCCCTCCCACCGAAAGGAACAGTGCCATCATGA
- the hemQ gene encoding hydrogen peroxide-dependent heme synthase, which produces MTDPSISNVPAAEEGPSGYTLFAVLRRNPHRRGEDDGGDVPRIINQLDDLVTEVGKQGVVVRGFYDVSGLRADADVMIWLHGDSAENLQWALRELRRSDMFRSMLPTWNAMGVHRDAEFNRAHVPGFLRGEEPRQWLTIYPFVRSYEWYLLPEAERRTMLADHGRKGAAFTGVVANTVASFALGDYEWLLPLEADDLVDLVDLMRDLRATEARRHVREEVPFFTGRRIETAEIVEVVQ; this is translated from the coding sequence ATGACCGACCCTTCGATCTCCAACGTCCCAGCAGCTGAGGAAGGCCCATCCGGCTACACCCTCTTTGCCGTACTCCGCCGAAACCCCCACCGTCGTGGCGAGGATGACGGCGGCGATGTCCCCCGCATCATCAACCAGCTCGATGACCTTGTCACCGAGGTCGGCAAGCAGGGCGTTGTTGTTCGCGGCTTCTACGATGTGAGCGGCCTCCGCGCCGACGCCGACGTCATGATTTGGTTGCACGGCGACTCAGCCGAGAATCTCCAGTGGGCGCTCCGCGAACTTCGCCGCAGCGACATGTTCCGGTCAATGCTGCCCACCTGGAACGCGATGGGCGTTCATCGCGACGCCGAGTTCAACCGAGCGCATGTCCCTGGCTTCCTTCGCGGTGAAGAGCCCCGCCAGTGGCTCACGATCTATCCGTTTGTCCGCTCGTACGAGTGGTACCTCCTTCCGGAAGCAGAACGCCGAACAATGCTTGCCGACCACGGGCGCAAGGGTGCCGCGTTCACCGGCGTTGTGGCCAACACCGTTGCCTCGTTCGCCCTCGGTGACTATGAGTGGTTGCTCCCACTTGAGGCCGACGATCTTGTCGACCTTGTTGACCTTATGCGCGACCTGCGCGCAACCGAGGCACGTCGCCACGTGCGCGAAGAAGTTCCGTTTTTTACCGGCCGACGAATCGAAACGGCCGAGATTGTTGAGGTTGTCCAGTGA